A genome region from Labilibaculum antarcticum includes the following:
- a CDS encoding PorP/SprF family type IX secretion system membrane protein — translation MRNELKIVSVVMLLLNSLNLFAQDVEFSQFYANKIYLNPAFAGSDFDPRISFGYRNQWPELNSAYISYSVAYDQYVNALGGGVGLQIMQDEQGDGTISTTTASGMYAYTLRVSRNLSIKTGFQVSFIQRKLNTSNFTYPDQTDEFYINGLINPFTGEGAIDRLNRNYFDFSSGVIAAYKNWFIGFAAHHVTEPNETFKDESDYSRLPRKYTLHCGVNVPVFRNGLHRSSFSLAPSFLYQQQSTNKQLNYGLYLSKGSIIYGMWYRDNLELEYDAIILQLGIIRDWWQVSYSYDKTISKLIHTNTGAHEISFLMRFKNRSSGSMEKNLRRRRQIGRIKCPKF, via the coding sequence ATGAGAAACGAACTGAAAATAGTAAGTGTTGTTATGCTATTATTGAATTCTTTAAATCTGTTTGCACAGGATGTAGAGTTCTCTCAGTTCTACGCGAATAAAATTTATTTGAATCCGGCATTTGCTGGTTCTGATTTTGATCCTAGAATTTCATTTGGCTACAGAAATCAATGGCCCGAATTAAATTCAGCATACATAAGTTATAGTGTAGCTTACGATCAATATGTAAATGCCCTTGGCGGTGGTGTTGGATTGCAGATTATGCAAGATGAACAAGGCGATGGAACAATTAGTACCACAACGGCAAGTGGAATGTATGCCTACACATTGAGAGTCTCGCGTAATTTGTCGATAAAAACAGGTTTTCAGGTTTCATTTATCCAGCGAAAATTGAATACTTCTAATTTCACATATCCAGACCAGACAGATGAATTCTATATAAATGGCTTAATAAATCCGTTTACCGGAGAAGGAGCAATTGATCGCTTAAACAGGAATTATTTTGATTTTTCATCTGGAGTAATAGCCGCTTACAAAAATTGGTTTATTGGATTTGCTGCCCATCACGTAACGGAACCAAATGAAACTTTTAAAGATGAGAGTGACTATTCCAGATTGCCAAGGAAATACACCTTGCATTGTGGTGTTAATGTGCCAGTTTTCCGAAATGGTTTACATCGATCTTCTTTCAGTTTAGCTCCTAGTTTCTTATATCAGCAGCAATCAACAAATAAACAGTTGAATTATGGTTTGTACCTTTCAAAAGGATCAATTATTTACGGAATGTGGTACAGGGATAATTTGGAGTTGGAATACGATGCAATAATCCTGCAATTAGGAATAATTCGTGATTGGTGGCAAGTTTCCTATAGTTACGATAAAACGATCTCAAAATTAATACACACAAATACTGGAGCCCACGAAATTTCTTTTTTAATGAGATTTAAAAATAGATCATCAGGTTCCATGGAAAAAAATCTTCGGCGTCGAAGACAAATTGGTAGAATTAAATGTCCGAAATTTTAA